From the genome of Blautia hydrogenotrophica DSM 10507:
TATTCAGTGACAGAAAGGAAGAGAAGAATGAACAGATACCAGATAGATTTTCCGAAAATCGGCATCCGCCCTGTGATTGATGGGCGCAGAAAAGGGATTCGTGAGAGTCTGGAAGAACAGACTATGAAGATGGCGTTGGCTGCCAAAGAGTTGATACAAGGGCAGCTGCGGTATCCAAATGGTGAGCCGATCGAGGTGGTAATCGCAGATACCACCATCGGAGGGGTCAAAGAAGCGGCTAGATGCCAGAATCAATTTGAGCGGGAGGGAGTGGAAGTGACGCTGACAGTCACCCCATGCTGGTGCTATGGTACGGAGGTGATGGACCAGACCCCTCAGACCATCAAAGCCGTCTGGGGATTTAATGGGACGGAACGGCCTGGGGCGGTATTTTTGGCCGCGGTCCTGGCAGTTCACGGACAGAAAGGCTTGCCTGCGTTTGGAATCTATGGACGTAATGTGCAGGACTGTACGGATACTGAGATACCGGAGGATGTCTCAAAGAAAATTTTGCTATTTGCAAAGGCAGCGGTTGCGGCGAAAGCCATGCGTGGGAACAGTTATCTACAGATCGGTTCTGTGTGTATGGGAATCGGCGGTTCCATCCTGAATCAAGATTTCATGCAGCAGTATCTGGGCCTGCGCTCAGAGTCTGTGGATGAATCCGAGATTCTGCGGCGCATGGAACAGGGAATCTATGATCCGGAGGAGTTCGAGAGAGCTTTGGCCTGGACGAAAGAAAACTGTACACAGGGATGGGACAAAAATCCAGAAGAACTGCGGCCGAATAAAGAAGGCTACGAAGCCTGGTGGGAATTTGTGGTCAAGAATATGCTGATCGTCAGAGACTTGATGGTGGGAAATCCTAAGCTGGCGAAGATGGGATTTATCGAGGAGTCCTGCGGGCACAACGCGATTGCCGCCGGAATTCAGGGACAGCGCCAGTGGACAGATTTCAGGCCAAACTTTGATTTTTTGGAGGCGATGCTGAACAGCCAGTTTGACTGGAATGGACTTAGAGAGTCCTATGTGATTGCCACGGAGAACGATACTCTGAATGCAATCACGATGCTTTTTGAACACCTGTTGACAGACTGCCCTGGAATCTTTGCCGATGTTCGCACCTACTGGAGCCCAGAGGCGGTAGAACGGGTCACGGGAGAGAAGCTAGAAGGGTACGCGAAGGATGGAATTATCCATCTGATTAATTCAGGAGCGGCAGCTTTGGAGGGTACAGGCGCAGTCTTGGATAAAGACGGCACACCAATGATAAAACCTTTCTATCAGATGACGGATGAGGAAGCGAAAGCTTGCCTAGAAGCCACAGACTGGTGTCCAGCGGACCTCTTCTATTTCCGAGGAGGCGGCTTTTCCAGTCATTTCATCGGCGGGACGAAGGGACAGATGCCGGTGACCATGGCGAGAATTAATCTTGTACATGGAGTCGGACCGGTGATGCAGCTTGCGGAAGGATATACCTGTCAGCTTTCTAAGAAAGTACATGACATTTTGGACAAGAGGACGGACCCCACTTGGCCAACTACCTGGTTTGCGCCGAAGCTTACTGGGGAAGGCGCTTTTACAGATGTGTATTCTGTCATGTCTAACTGGGGAGCGAACCACGGGGCTTTCTGTTATGGCCATGTGGGAGACCGGCTGATTACTCTGGCGTCTATGCTCAGGATACCGGTTTCCATGCATAACGTGGAGAAGGAGCGTATTTTCCGCCCTGCGGTCTGGGCGGCTTTTGGAACTCAGGAATTAGAAGGGGCAGATTACCGGGCGTGTGAGGCGTTCGGACCTCTTTATAAAGCATAGGTTATGAGGGAGAGAGGAGAGTAGAGAAATGCCGAAAATTAGCAGGCGGGCGTCTCAAACGCCCAGCTCAAAAATCAGAAGAGTTTTTAACAAATCTTTGGGACATGACGACTGGGTGAAGTTCACGGTGGGAGAGCCGGATTTTGACACGGACCAGACGATTATTGAGGCAGCGTACCAGGCCGCTTTGATGGGGAATACCCATTATGTTCACAATGCCGGGATTTTTCCACTTCGGCAGCAGCTGGCGAAAAAATTTTATGAGGATCAACATCTGACGGTGAATCCAGAGACAGAGCTCATGGTTACAAACGGGGGAACGGAGGCTATTTATCTGGCGCTTCAAGCGATCGTTGAGCCAGGAGACGAGGTGATTATGCCTGGGCCTCAGTGGACTCCTTATCCTATGCTTACCACTTTAAACCATGGCAAGGCAGTGATTTGCAAAGTCCATGAGAAGGACGGGTTTCAGTACACAGAAGAAAATCTGCGCAGATCGATCACGCCCAACAGCCGTATCCTCATTTTGAACTCTCCTTGTAACCCGACAGGAGGCATGGCTGGGCGGTCCACCTTGGAGATGGTGGCGAAAGTTGCGAAGGAATTTGATTTGTGGGTACTGTCTGACGAGGTGTACGAAAAATTGGTCTATGATGGAAATGAGCATATCAGTATTGCTTCTCTTCCGGAGATGAAAGAGAGGACCATTATCATAAACAGCTTTTCAAAATCCTATGCGATGACTGGGTGGAGAGTGGGATTTATGATGGCCCCGGCAGCTTTGATGCAGGTTATGGTGAAGCTTCATGAGCTGGAGACCTCCTGCTGCAATGTTCCGGCACAATATGCGGCTTTAGCGGCTCTTAACATGGACCAAGTAGTAACAGGCAGAATGCTAGAACAGTATGCAAAGCGCAGAGAGATTCTTGTAAAAGGGCTGAATAGGATTTCGGGAGTGAGTTGTGTTCCGCCTAAGGGAACCTTCTATGCGTTTGCCAATGTGAAAGAGCTGGGAGTGCCTTCCGATGAATTGGTGGAGCGGATGATGGATGAGGTAGGCTTGGCCGTGGTACCGGGGACCGCTTTCGGTGAGGACGGAGAAGGCTTTCTGAGGTTCTCTTTTGCGGTTTCTGAGAAAACCATCGAAGAGGGGCTAGAACGGTTTGAGACTTTTGTAAAGAGTCTGCGTCAGTGAGGTGATAGGCAGATATGAATAGGGAAGAGACAACAGCTTGGATTTCGAAAGGAAGGGCGGTGCTCGGCATTGAGCTTGGCTCCACCCGGATAAAAGCAGTGTTAATCGGAGAGGATAGGGAGCCGATTGCTCAGGGGGAATATGCCTGGGAGAATCAATTTGTGAATGGCGTCTGGACCTATGAGCTTTCCTCGGTGTGGCAGGGGCTTCAAAAGTGTTATCAAGATCTTTCCAAAGATGTAGAGGAAAAGTATGGGGTAAAGCTTAGTCGTCTGGCAGCGATGGGGGTCAGTGCTATGATGCACGGGTATCTAGCTTTTGGCAGGAATGGAGAGCTGCTGACCCCTTTTCGGACCTGGAGAAATACAATGACCGAAAGGGCGGCGGCAGAGTTGACCGAATTGTTTCAGTACAACATTCCCCAGAGGTGGAGTATTGCCCATCTATACCAAGCTATTTTAAATGGAGAGGAGCATGCAGCGAGGATTCGTTTTCTCACGACGCTCTCAGGCTATGTTCACTGGTGTCTCACAGGACAGAAGGTTTTAGGGATTGGTGACGCGGCGGGGATGATGCCCATAGATCCGAAGACCAAGGACTACAGTCAGAAAATGCTGACACAATTTGATGTTCTGATTGCAGATAGAGGATATCCGTGGAGAACGAAAGAGCTGCTGCCGAGAGT
Proteins encoded in this window:
- a CDS encoding L-fucose isomerase; its protein translation is MNRYQIDFPKIGIRPVIDGRRKGIRESLEEQTMKMALAAKELIQGQLRYPNGEPIEVVIADTTIGGVKEAARCQNQFEREGVEVTLTVTPCWCYGTEVMDQTPQTIKAVWGFNGTERPGAVFLAAVLAVHGQKGLPAFGIYGRNVQDCTDTEIPEDVSKKILLFAKAAVAAKAMRGNSYLQIGSVCMGIGGSILNQDFMQQYLGLRSESVDESEILRRMEQGIYDPEEFERALAWTKENCTQGWDKNPEELRPNKEGYEAWWEFVVKNMLIVRDLMVGNPKLAKMGFIEESCGHNAIAAGIQGQRQWTDFRPNFDFLEAMLNSQFDWNGLRESYVIATENDTLNAITMLFEHLLTDCPGIFADVRTYWSPEAVERVTGEKLEGYAKDGIIHLINSGAAALEGTGAVLDKDGTPMIKPFYQMTDEEAKACLEATDWCPADLFYFRGGGFSSHFIGGTKGQMPVTMARINLVHGVGPVMQLAEGYTCQLSKKVHDILDKRTDPTWPTTWFAPKLTGEGAFTDVYSVMSNWGANHGAFCYGHVGDRLITLASMLRIPVSMHNVEKERIFRPAVWAAFGTQELEGADYRACEAFGPLYKA
- a CDS encoding pyridoxal phosphate-dependent aminotransferase, which gives rise to MPKISRRASQTPSSKIRRVFNKSLGHDDWVKFTVGEPDFDTDQTIIEAAYQAALMGNTHYVHNAGIFPLRQQLAKKFYEDQHLTVNPETELMVTNGGTEAIYLALQAIVEPGDEVIMPGPQWTPYPMLTTLNHGKAVICKVHEKDGFQYTEENLRRSITPNSRILILNSPCNPTGGMAGRSTLEMVAKVAKEFDLWVLSDEVYEKLVYDGNEHISIASLPEMKERTIIINSFSKSYAMTGWRVGFMMAPAALMQVMVKLHELETSCCNVPAQYAALAALNMDQVVTGRMLEQYAKRREILVKGLNRISGVSCVPPKGTFYAFANVKELGVPSDELVERMMDEVGLAVVPGTAFGEDGEGFLRFSFAVSEKTIEEGLERFETFVKSLRQ